From a region of the Mucilaginibacter auburnensis genome:
- a CDS encoding glycosyltransferase family 2 protein codes for MNQSPLISVIIPIYKVENYLQPCVDSVLAQTYQNLEVILVDDGSPDNCGKLCDAYAEKDKRIVVIHKPNGGLSDARNAGLDVCKGELIAFVDSDDLVHHQFIELLYNGLTKNNADMAFCGVSKFYDDDNVDDKITNSSANVNMVLFDQTQMFDELLFERRSVYEHIVSWNKLYTKKIWDVLRFPKGRIHEDEFVIHHILDLCEKITYIDSALYFYRQRKDSIMFVKRTAKQLLDKYYAFEDRKAYFRKKGIKHTALNEKQKFALWDSFFIIADSPLKDVENFGNIIKDDLSAKTKVKLLLKRYTPGFFHFILKVGEGHSKNTVN; via the coding sequence ATGAATCAATCTCCTCTTATTTCCGTTATTATCCCTATTTACAAGGTTGAGAATTATTTACAACCGTGTGTAGATTCTGTTTTAGCTCAAACTTACCAAAATTTGGAGGTTATTTTAGTTGATGATGGATCGCCTGATAATTGTGGAAAGCTATGTGATGCATATGCAGAGAAAGATAAACGCATTGTAGTTATTCACAAACCAAATGGTGGTTTGTCAGACGCGAGAAATGCAGGGTTAGATGTTTGCAAAGGTGAGTTGATTGCCTTTGTAGATTCTGATGATTTGGTGCATCACCAGTTTATTGAGTTATTATATAATGGTCTTACAAAAAATAACGCCGATATGGCTTTTTGTGGCGTAAGCAAGTTTTATGATGATGATAATGTTGATGATAAAATAACCAATAGTTCTGCAAACGTAAATATGGTTTTATTTGATCAAACCCAAATGTTTGATGAATTGCTGTTTGAACGCAGATCTGTTTATGAACATATTGTTTCCTGGAATAAATTGTATACAAAAAAAATATGGGATGTATTACGTTTCCCTAAAGGAAGAATACATGAAGATGAGTTTGTTATACACCATATTTTAGACCTTTGCGAAAAGATTACTTATATTGATAGTGCTTTGTATTTTTACAGGCAGCGGAAAGACAGTATAATGTTTGTAAAACGCACAGCTAAACAGCTTTTAGATAAGTATTATGCTTTTGAAGATAGAAAAGCTTATTTCAGAAAAAAGGGGATAAAGCACACGGCGTTAAACGAAAAACAGAAATTTGCGCTTTGGGACAGCTTTTTTATTATAGCAGATTCGCCGCTTAAGGATGTTGAAAATTTTGGTAATATCATAAAGGATGATCTGTCAGCTAAAACTAAAGTTAAGTTGTTATTGAAAAGATATACACCTGGCTTTTTCCATTTTATACTTAAGGTAGGCGAAGGACACAGTAAAAATACTGTTAATTAA
- a CDS encoding glycosyltransferase family 32 protein yields MIPKIIHLCWLSGDAYPDDIKKCISTWHEHLPDYEIRVWTNKDLEQLNSTWVTQAYNAKKYAFAADFIRLYALYNYGGIYLDSDIFVYKSFNPLLHLPYFIGEDYTHYFEPAVMGAEKGSVWVKHCLDYYIDRSFIKADGSFDMLPLPGIFYISLKGKMKFNKINAISDFVFKDDVLNIFNYHFFNSRNQLEIVQKPASYCSHMFAGSWVNIKDEQVVKRLLKKYLPKPALLFVFKITSYLSKDNKQFRIDNP; encoded by the coding sequence ATGATTCCCAAAATAATACACCTCTGCTGGCTCTCCGGTGATGCTTATCCTGATGATATAAAGAAATGTATATCAACATGGCATGAACATTTGCCTGATTATGAAATAAGGGTTTGGACTAATAAAGATTTAGAGCAACTAAATTCAACCTGGGTTACGCAAGCTTATAACGCCAAAAAGTATGCTTTTGCAGCTGATTTTATCAGGCTATATGCGTTGTATAATTATGGTGGTATCTATTTAGACTCGGATATTTTTGTATATAAATCTTTTAACCCTTTGTTGCACCTGCCTTATTTCATCGGGGAGGACTATACGCATTACTTTGAACCTGCAGTGATGGGTGCTGAGAAAGGAAGCGTTTGGGTAAAACACTGTCTTGATTACTATATTGACCGAAGCTTTATTAAAGCAGATGGCTCTTTTGATATGTTGCCTTTGCCTGGGATATTCTACATCTCCTTAAAGGGTAAAATGAAATTTAATAAGATAAACGCTATTTCTGACTTTGTTTTTAAAGATGATGTATTGAATATTTTCAATTATCATTTCTTCAACTCGCGAAATCAATTGGAGATCGTACAGAAGCCAGCCAGCTATTGTTCGCATATGTTTGCCGGCTCATGGGTTAATATTAAAGATGAGCAGGTAGTTAAACGTTTACTTAAAAAATATTTACCTAAACCAGCATTGCTCTTCGTATTTAAAATAACATCATATCTGAGTAAAGACAATAAGCAGTTTAGGATAGACAATCCATAA
- a CDS encoding glycosyltransferase family 2 protein gives MGNNPKVSVIIPVYNAQRHLEKCVNSVINQSFDDLEVILINDGSADSSGQMCDEFAGRDKRIRVFHQSNKGISYTRQFAIDNATGDYIQFVDSDDWIEANTLAELYGYAAKNDLDVIGSNFVMDLGSKNKNIICQYPTPDKFREAVISNEWGVVWKHFMRRNLFSENGISFPSGINHGEDYIVCVKLLLATNKIATLNLFGYHYNYIPTDTSLTRNSGIKSTLDQIYATSVVEEFIDSNPAFARYKAALTKRKLYCSQNLITDSSNIIFKHLRLKLASALKFVSLRSVPAFFVLMAAKLKMIADSFLKS, from the coding sequence ATGGGCAATAATCCTAAAGTTTCAGTAATAATTCCTGTATATAATGCACAACGCCACCTTGAGAAATGTGTAAACAGCGTTATCAATCAATCTTTTGATGATTTAGAAGTTATATTGATAAATGATGGGAGTGCTGATAGCAGCGGACAAATGTGCGATGAATTTGCAGGAAGGGATAAAAGGATAAGAGTATTTCATCAAAGCAATAAGGGAATAAGTTATACCAGGCAATTCGCTATAGACAATGCTACAGGCGACTATATACAGTTTGTAGATAGTGATGACTGGATTGAAGCAAATACTTTAGCCGAACTTTACGGCTACGCAGCCAAAAATGATCTTGACGTTATTGGGAGCAATTTTGTTATGGATCTGGGCAGTAAAAATAAAAATATTATTTGCCAATACCCAACTCCAGATAAGTTTAGAGAAGCGGTAATATCTAACGAGTGGGGGGTAGTGTGGAAACATTTTATGAGAAGGAACCTGTTTAGCGAAAATGGCATTTCTTTTCCATCAGGCATTAATCATGGCGAGGATTATATAGTTTGTGTTAAGCTGCTGTTGGCAACAAATAAGATAGCTACGCTTAATCTTTTCGGGTATCATTATAACTATATACCAACTGATACGAGTTTAACCCGCAACTCAGGAATCAAATCAACACTGGATCAAATTTATGCCACCTCGGTTGTTGAGGAATTCATTGATAGTAATCCGGCGTTTGCGCGATATAAGGCCGCATTAACTAAAAGAAAGTTGTATTGCTCACAAAACTTAATAACAGATTCAAGCAACATTATATTTAAACACTTACGTTTAAAGTTAGCATCCGCGTTAAAGTTTGTGTCATTGAGGTCAGTGCCTGCGTTTTTCGTTTTAATGGCAGCTAAGCTTAAAATGATAGCAGACAGTTTTTTAAAAAGTTAA
- a CDS encoding glycosyltransferase family 4 protein, which translates to MNILITAPSLDTTKNVSGVATVVNTIINNNPQQKYFHYLLGSPDKRLSKPAWAFELVRQLVAFPLFIRKNKIDIVHQNLPFDPKGLTREYFINRWCKLMGVPVLLHVHGGVFLMDKIKSPLYLKFANYVFKHSRKVVVLSDLEKETLGSLYNYYNANVLYNSINTKALKTENRRYDAGNPKFLFLGRIHESKGIEDIYHTFEKINDSVNFKFILCGTGPLESVMVPKFKALLGDKFEFKGIVSGKQKDDAIKGADFFLLPSRYGEGLPMALLECMAAGVVPIVTDDASMKFVIQDMENGIRVNKSDPDDIAQKIKNIIHDDALRAQLSSNVERTAIERYDISAYIVELNKLYADIAGNV; encoded by the coding sequence ATGAATATCCTCATCACGGCCCCCAGTCTGGATACTACAAAAAATGTTAGCGGAGTTGCTACTGTAGTAAATACAATAATTAACAACAATCCACAGCAAAAATATTTCCATTATCTGTTAGGTAGCCCTGATAAAAGGTTGAGCAAACCAGCTTGGGCGTTTGAACTGGTCAGACAGTTAGTTGCCTTTCCGTTGTTTATCCGCAAAAACAAAATTGATATAGTACATCAAAATCTACCCTTTGACCCAAAAGGATTAACCCGCGAATATTTCATTAACCGCTGGTGCAAATTAATGGGGGTGCCAGTACTATTGCATGTGCACGGTGGTGTGTTTTTAATGGATAAAATAAAAAGTCCGCTTTACCTAAAATTTGCAAATTATGTTTTTAAGCACAGCAGGAAGGTTGTTGTATTAAGCGACCTGGAAAAAGAAACGCTTGGGAGCTTGTATAACTACTATAACGCCAACGTTTTATATAACAGCATCAATACCAAAGCGCTAAAAACAGAAAACCGACGCTATGACGCCGGTAATCCTAAATTTTTATTTTTAGGCCGGATACATGAAAGTAAGGGAATAGAAGATATTTACCATACGTTTGAAAAGATAAACGATAGTGTAAATTTCAAATTCATTCTTTGTGGTACAGGACCGCTTGAAAGTGTAATGGTGCCTAAATTTAAAGCTTTGCTAGGTGATAAATTTGAATTTAAAGGCATTGTATCCGGGAAGCAAAAGGATGATGCAATTAAAGGAGCAGACTTTTTTCTGTTACCATCCCGATATGGCGAGGGCTTACCAATGGCGCTTTTAGAGTGTATGGCCGCAGGCGTTGTACCCATAGTTACTGATGATGCTTCAATGAAATTTGTTATTCAGGATATGGAAAATGGGATTCGTGTAAATAAATCCGACCCCGATGATATTGCCCAAAAAATTAAGAATATAATTCATGACGATGCCTTGAGGGCGCAACTGTCTTCAAACGTGGAAAGAACCGCAATAGAGCGTTATGATATTTCTGCATACATAGTTGAGCTTAATAAACTTTATGCAGATATAGCAGGCAATGTGTAA
- a CDS encoding exo-alpha-sialidase has product MRLFLKSSLIAFLATASLSSCSKQASVTPSTQQETTPPLVTHADSLITIPDINTEYVTDLRSIEQGSTIYRANYVDQPGMVQLSNGSWACVFTTSSGSEGTNGQHVVLTRSSDMGATWSKPSDIEPVTGISSGWAMPYLTGYGRLYVFYVYNGDNFTQYNGVSLINSNLLGWYCYKYSDDMGQTWSKRYRMPIKMTAVDRNNTFKGAAQMLWSICKPLHTNRGLLFSFTKMGQFVSGLGEGWLMNCPNIETEKNADNLDWITLPDGDVGIKNPAWNIQEEHNIVQLSNGSLYCVNRTQQGYPAFSTSNDFGSTWTIPTAMKYGSGSAADRIIKNPLACARIFKCKNGNYLLWYHNNGTTGYENRNPVWMSGGVEVNGTIWWSEPEVVLYSSAVANRFSYPDLIEQQGRYFFAESSKTAAMLHEVNPNLLTGLWYQLKRKATITSGIVLDYDVKGSKTNDANNNLFTSLNFKGGFTLDFMLKFNTLGTANQIFSNKDSNGKGVSITTTANKTLLISINDGSNSSTLETDPNLLTTNTTHHIAFTVDGASNIITAMIDGKLCDGGSKKAFGWVRFGAVSNVNTDNQLVFGSSLDGEISSFKIYGRALRTSELVSNYLAAK; this is encoded by the coding sequence ATGCGTCTCTTTCTAAAAAGCTCTTTAATTGCTTTTTTAGCAACTGCATCATTGAGCAGTTGTTCTAAGCAGGCTTCTGTTACACCATCCACCCAACAAGAAACAACACCACCGTTGGTTACACACGCCGATTCGTTAATAACAATACCTGATATTAACACAGAGTATGTAACTGATTTAAGATCAATAGAACAGGGAAGCACTATTTACAGAGCGAACTATGTTGATCAACCGGGCATGGTACAATTAAGCAATGGTAGTTGGGCTTGCGTGTTTACAACCTCATCAGGCAGTGAGGGTACTAATGGACAACATGTTGTTTTAACACGGAGTTCAGATATGGGCGCAACGTGGAGCAAGCCAAGTGATATAGAACCCGTTACGGGTATTTCGTCTGGGTGGGCCATGCCATATTTAACAGGTTATGGAAGGTTATATGTTTTTTACGTTTATAATGGAGATAATTTTACACAGTATAATGGTGTTTCGCTGATCAATAGTAATCTGCTTGGATGGTATTGTTATAAATATTCTGACGATATGGGCCAAACATGGTCTAAGCGCTATCGTATGCCAATCAAAATGACCGCTGTTGACCGAAATAATACATTTAAGGGTGCGGCACAAATGCTGTGGTCTATATGTAAACCTTTGCACACCAACAGAGGTTTATTATTCTCATTCACTAAAATGGGTCAGTTTGTTTCCGGCCTTGGCGAGGGCTGGTTAATGAATTGCCCAAACATTGAAACGGAAAAAAATGCTGATAATTTAGATTGGATAACATTACCAGATGGCGATGTAGGTATTAAGAATCCTGCCTGGAATATTCAGGAAGAACATAATATAGTACAATTAAGCAATGGTAGTTTATACTGTGTGAACCGTACCCAACAAGGTTATCCTGCTTTTTCAACCAGTAATGATTTTGGAAGCACCTGGACAATACCTACTGCAATGAAATATGGAAGTGGTAGCGCTGCTGACAGGATTATAAAAAACCCGTTAGCGTGCGCCAGAATATTTAAATGCAAAAATGGCAACTACTTATTATGGTATCACAACAACGGTACAACCGGATATGAGAACCGTAACCCGGTATGGATGAGTGGTGGCGTTGAAGTGAATGGTACAATTTGGTGGTCTGAACCCGAAGTTGTTTTATATAGCAGCGCCGTAGCAAACCGCTTCAGTTATCCTGATCTGATAGAACAGCAAGGCAGGTATTTCTTTGCAGAATCTTCAAAAACAGCTGCTATGCTGCATGAAGTTAATCCGAACTTGTTAACGGGCCTCTGGTATCAACTTAAACGTAAAGCAACAATAACTTCTGGTATTGTATTAGACTATGATGTGAAAGGTTCGAAAACAAACGATGCTAATAACAATTTATTCACCTCACTAAATTTTAAGGGTGGTTTTACACTTGATTTTATGCTTAAGTTCAATACGTTAGGTACGGCTAATCAAATATTTTCAAACAAAGATTCAAATGGCAAAGGTGTTTCAATAACTACAACAGCCAACAAAACCCTGTTGATCAGCATAAACGACGGTTCAAATTCAAGCACGCTTGAAACAGATCCCAATCTTTTAACCACCAACACAACTCATCATATTGCCTTTACTGTAGATGGTGCTTCAAATATCATTACTGCAATGATTGATGGCAAGCTATGTGATGGCGGCTCCAAAAAAGCATTCGGATGGGTGCGTTTCGGTGCTGTAAGTAATGTAAATACAGATAATCAGCTTGTGTTTGGCAGTTCTTTAGATGGCGAAATAAGCAGTTTTAAAATTTATGGCAGGGCTTTACGCACCTCAGAATTGGTTTCAAACTACTTAGCGGCAAAGTAA
- a CDS encoding aldolase catalytic domain-containing protein, whose amino-acid sequence MYKILDCTLRDGGYYNGWDFDDKLVETYLKAMEALPVSYIEVGYRNNGRYGYEGKYFYCPKFILEKIRSLVPSKKIAVMFNEKDVKPEEVARLLEPCKGLVDIVRMAVAPTRIPNAIELSKAIKAEGFEAAVNMMYMSSLLDDKADAIFEQLPAMEGIVDYFSLVDSYGGVYPADVSRLVKKCKALLSMPIGFHGHNNIELVFANSLAAIEAGCDMVDATVTGMGRGAGNLKTELILTHQATKDKVDVDFNSLANVVTDFEELQAQYGWGTNLPYMVSGANSLPQKDVMDWVSKRSYSINSIIRGLSNQSKGQKDNLELPKFDGSKFKYKNAVIIGGGAGAIEHSEGLIRFIRQQEDICVIHASSKNSWAYADITHPQFFCLVGNEGHRLEKTFKDLDKVSAVCVLPPFPRKMGTYIPDAVIEHSFELPTVSFTNRNQDSHTALALQAVIDMGVENIYIAGYDGYAKVSITSNEQALFNENEYSFAKFAESGKKVYSLTPTLYSLDQVSIYSLIEE is encoded by the coding sequence ATGTATAAAATACTCGATTGTACGCTAAGGGACGGAGGTTATTACAACGGATGGGACTTTGATGACAAGTTAGTTGAAACATATTTAAAGGCAATGGAAGCTTTGCCTGTTTCATATATAGAGGTGGGATATAGAAATAACGGAAGGTATGGCTATGAGGGAAAATATTTTTATTGCCCTAAATTTATATTAGAGAAGATAAGAAGTCTCGTTCCGAGTAAGAAAATTGCCGTTATGTTTAACGAGAAAGACGTTAAACCGGAGGAAGTTGCAAGACTGTTAGAGCCATGTAAAGGCTTGGTAGATATTGTGCGTATGGCCGTAGCGCCTACGCGTATCCCAAATGCTATTGAATTATCTAAAGCGATAAAGGCCGAAGGTTTTGAAGCTGCTGTAAACATGATGTACATGAGCAGTCTGCTTGATGATAAGGCTGATGCTATATTTGAGCAATTGCCGGCTATGGAAGGGATTGTTGATTATTTTAGTTTGGTAGACTCTTACGGTGGTGTTTACCCGGCAGATGTATCACGCCTGGTTAAGAAATGTAAAGCTTTGCTGAGCATGCCTATTGGTTTTCATGGTCATAACAATATCGAACTTGTTTTTGCTAACTCACTTGCTGCAATTGAGGCTGGATGTGATATGGTTGATGCTACAGTAACAGGTATGGGCCGTGGTGCCGGCAACTTAAAAACCGAATTGATACTTACTCACCAGGCTACTAAAGACAAAGTTGACGTTGATTTTAACAGCTTGGCTAACGTTGTAACGGATTTTGAAGAGTTGCAAGCTCAATACGGATGGGGCACTAACTTGCCTTACATGGTATCAGGTGCAAATTCATTGCCTCAAAAAGACGTTATGGATTGGGTTTCAAAACGTTCTTATTCTATTAACAGTATAATAAGAGGCCTAAGTAACCAATCAAAAGGACAAAAAGATAACCTTGAGCTGCCTAAATTTGATGGTAGCAAATTCAAATATAAAAATGCTGTTATCATTGGCGGCGGTGCCGGAGCAATTGAGCATTCAGAAGGATTGATCAGATTTATTCGTCAGCAGGAAGATATTTGTGTTATTCATGCCAGCTCAAAAAATAGCTGGGCATATGCAGATATTACACATCCACAGTTTTTCTGCTTGGTAGGTAATGAAGGTCACAGGTTAGAAAAAACCTTTAAAGACCTTGATAAGGTTAGCGCTGTGTGCGTATTGCCACCATTCCCACGTAAAATGGGAACCTACATTCCTGATGCTGTAATTGAGCATTCTTTTGAGTTGCCAACAGTAAGCTTTACTAATCGTAATCAGGATTCTCACACTGCTTTGGCTTTACAAGCGGTGATAGATATGGGCGTCGAGAACATTTACATAGCAGGTTACGATGGTTATGCTAAAGTGAGCATTACATCAAACGAACAGGCGTTGTTCAATGAAAACGAGTACAGCTTTGCAAAATTTGCCGAATCAGGCAAAAAGGTATATTCGCTAACCCCAACTTTATATTCATTAGATCAGGTGTCTATTTATTCACTTATCGAAGAATAG
- a CDS encoding acylneuraminate cytidylyltransferase family protein: MGIVFFLPTRKGSERVVNKNTKPFAGIEGGLLEVKLKQLIDVKNVDEIILSTNDPESIKVAEAINSSKVRIVQRPEHLCLSSTNLQDLINYVPEVTDAEHIFWVHVTSPLVLASDYEQAVDVYKEQLQNGYDSLVSVSKIQQFLWDEERMEYISHDSKKLKWPRTQDLKVFYELNSAMFINSRANYVEFKDRLGAKPYKFELGKIKSFDVDWVEDFEITEVLYQKFVL; this comes from the coding sequence ATGGGGATAGTTTTTTTCCTTCCTACGCGTAAAGGAAGCGAACGGGTTGTAAATAAAAACACTAAACCCTTTGCCGGCATTGAAGGTGGGTTGCTTGAGGTAAAGCTCAAGCAACTTATTGACGTTAAAAACGTTGATGAAATAATTCTGTCAACAAATGATCCGGAAAGCATCAAAGTCGCCGAGGCTATTAACTCAAGCAAAGTAAGGATCGTTCAACGCCCCGAACACCTTTGTCTGTCATCAACTAACCTGCAGGATTTAATCAACTACGTGCCGGAAGTAACCGATGCAGAACATATATTTTGGGTGCATGTTACATCGCCTTTAGTATTGGCTTCAGACTATGAACAAGCAGTTGATGTTTATAAGGAACAATTGCAAAATGGTTACGACAGCTTAGTTAGCGTAAGTAAAATACAGCAATTTTTGTGGGATGAAGAGCGCATGGAATACATTAGCCATGATAGTAAAAAGCTAAAATGGCCGCGCACGCAGGATCTGAAGGTGTTTTATGAGCTAAACAGCGCCATGTTTATTAACAGCCGCGCTAACTACGTCGAGTTTAAAGACAGGTTAGGCGCCAAGCCATATAAATTTGAGTTAGGAAAGATCAAGTCATTTGATGTTGATTGGGTGGAAGATTTTGAAATAACAGAAGTTCTATATCAAAAATTTGTTCTTTAA